The nucleotide window CGCGATTACACCACGTGGATCAAACCGATCTGTTACAGCCATTGCGATGCCGATACCGTCTATCTTACCGTTCCTACCTCCTTTTTCAAGGAATGGCTGGAGGAACACTACCGTCAGGTTCTGACCGGTGCCCTATCGGTTACTGCCGGTAAAAATTATGCCATCGAGCTGCTGATCGGTGAAACGGCAACCGAAACCCTGCAGCCGGAAGATCTTATCATCAAGGCTCACCAGGAACCGGAACAGGTTCGAGCTGCCTCGCCCGAATCAACCTTCACCCCACTTAATTCCAAATATACGTTCGATCTGTTCGTGAGCGGCACCGGCAACCAGTTTGCCCATGCCGCAGCCATGGCGGTGGCACACAATCCGGCTGATACCTATAATCCGCTGTTCATCTATGGCGGCGTGGGGCTGGGAAAAAGCCATCTGCTGAATGCCATCGGCCACACCATTCGCAACAATTCTCCGGAACTTAACGTCTGCTACTGCTCCGCTGAAAAGTTCATGTACGAGATGGTCAATGCGCTGCGACAGAAACGGATGGAGCAGTTCAGGTCGCGGTTCAGAAACCTTGACGTGCTGCTGGTCGACGATATCCAGTTCATCTCCGGCAAGGTAGGGACCCAGGAGGAGTTTTTCCACACCTTCAATGCCCTGTACGACCTGCATAAGCAGATAGTGATCACTTCCGACAAGTTTCCGAGGGAGATATCGGACCTGGAGGAACGTCTTCGCTCCCGGTTCGAATGGGGTCTTATCGCGGACATCCAGCCCCCGGATCTGGAAACCAAGATCGCAATTTTGAAGAAAAAATCGGAAGTAACCGGCATCAAGCTCCCGGAGGATGTGATTTATTTCCTGGCTTCCAGCGATACCCGCAATATCAGGGAACTGGAGGGCATGCTGATCAGGTTGGGTGCCTACAGCAGCCTGCAAAGCATTCCCATTACTCTGGATATGGCCAAGGAGAGCCTGAAGGATATTCTCGGCGACCGCCGGAAAGAAGTCACGGTAGAACTGATTCAGAAGGTGGTGGCAGAACAGTTGGGCCTCAAGGTGGGAGACATGAAATCCAACAAGAGGCTCAAAAACCTTGTAGAGGCGCGTCAGATCGCCATCTGGTTATGCCGGGACATGACCAAGGCTTCCTATCCCGATATCGGTGCAAAATTCGGAGGCAAAGATCATTCGACCGTCATATATGCCGCCAAAAAGATCGACCAGGCCCTGAAGGAAGATTCACGGCTGTTTAAAACCATTAATGATATAAAGCAGCAGTTGCTCAAATAGAGGAGTTATAAACACGCTGTAGACTGCGTAACAACCGGCTTTCCGGCATGTATCGGTTCGTCTTGATGAGAAAGCCTGTGAATAGAGTTGTGAATAACTGTGCATAATACAGGTGGTGTGGATAACCGTCATTCCACGGATCATTCCATCAACATGCCTGTCAAAGAAAATCGTTTTTGCTTTCGATAATTTGGAACGTTATCACCAAATACACAGCCCCTACAACAACAACCAAGATTTTTAAATTCAATATATGAAATAATAGGTGAGGAGGAAAATATGGAATTCAGAATCGACAAGGAAGTATTCCTCAAGTCATTGCAGAAGATTCAGGGCATCGTTGAAAAACGCACCTCTATGCCTATCCTTTCCAATGCACTGCTGGAAGCGACGGAATCCACCCTGCTCGTTACGGCGACCGACCTGGAAGTAGGAATGAAGAGCAGTTACCCGGCAGACATCGTGTCGCCCGGCAAAATCACCGTCGGTGCCAAAAAACTTTACGAAATCGTCAAGGAACTCCCCAACCAGCTCATTACCTTCGCCACAAAGGACAACGACTGGGTGGAGATTAAATGCGGCAAAGTCCATTTCAACATCGTGGGACTGTCACCGGAAGAATTTCCGTATTTTCCGGCTGTAAAGGAAGAAAACCTTTTCGAGATCGAGAACACTCTCCTGAAGGATATGATTGAAAAGACCTCCTACGCCATCTGCAACGACGATACAAAATACAATCTGAACGGCCTGTTCACCAAGGTGGAACCGGCAGCAGACGGCTCCCAGACCCTGAAGATGGTGGCAACCGACGGACATCGCCTCTCCATAGCCAACGGCGCGCTGAAGGGAACAGCCGGCCCGGAACTCCTCAAAGGGGTAATCCTTCCGAAAAAAGGCATTTACGAACTCAAGAAAATCACCGAAGAAGACAGCGGCAATCTGCTGTTCGGCTTCATGGAAAACAGCGCCGTCATCAAGCGGGGCGATTCCTACATGGTGATGCGCCTGGTGGACGGTGAATTTCCCGATTACAACCGTGTCATACCGACTGCCAACGACCGGGTGGTCACGGTCAACAAAGAGGCTTTCACTCATTCCATCCGCAGGATGGCCATTCTCTCCAGTGAAAAGTTCAAAGGCATCATGCTGGAGATTTCGGCATCCAGCATCAAGATCTCGTCCAGCAATCCGGAACTGGGTGATGCCATGGAAGAGATAGATGTGGTCTATGGCGGAGAACCGCTGGCAGTGCGGTTCAATGCTCGTTATCTGCTGGATGTTCTGGCAGTGGCCGAAACAGAGGCCATAGAAATGAAATTCCGGGACGAGTTGTCACCTTCCATCATCGTACCGGAAAAATCCGACAGCTTCCTGGCAGTGATCATGCCCATGAGGCTATAGCCGGGAAACATGCGCCTCAAACGTCTTGCCATTTCCGATTTTCGCAACATAGCGACGGCACGCATACAACCGGGTGAATCTTTCAACCTGTTGTACGGCCTTAACGGTCAGGGCAAGACCAATCTGTTGGAGGCGATCTACCTGCTGAGCAGCTCCCGCTCCTTTCGAAATGCCCGCCTGCCCGAGTTCATCCGGCATGATCAGAGCATCGCACATATCCAGGGAGATATAGAATCGGGAGGCAGCCGGAGCACGATCAGGCTGAGGCTGGAATCTGCCGGACGGCGGGTGGAGATAGACGGCAAGGGGGTCCAGCGGGCATCGGACCTGCACGGACGACTGAATGCAGTGGTATTTTCCCCGGACGATACCGGCATGGTCAGACTTGGTCCCGATCACCGCCGGCGCTACCTCGACCGGGCAGTTTACATGGGTGATATCGGGTATCTGCATTGCTGGCACGGGTACCACAGGATTCTCAAGCAGCGTAACCATCTGCTGAAAAGCGCCGACAGAAGCGGGCTGGAAACCTGGACCGAAAAACTGGCCGAAGCGGGAGCCGAAGTGATAGAGAGGCGCCTGCGCTTTACGGCACAACTCGACCGGATGCTGCAGTGTCACTATGCCACTATTTCCGGTTCTGCCGAGACAGCCGGCATCAGTTACCAGCCGGAAGGGGTCCAGGCCACCGGGCGGGAAGCCATTCGTAACGAACTGCTGGAGCTGTTCGAACGGCATGCACGCAGCGATGAGCGCTATGCCACCACAACAGCGGGACCGCACCGGGACGACCTGAAACTATCCTTGAACGGCCGGCCGCTCAAGGCATTCGGATCACAGGGGCAACAGAAGAGTTTCGTGCTGGCCCTGAAGATGGCGGAGATGGATAACCTGCAGAGCATTTTCGGTGAACCGCCGCTGCTGCTGTTGGATGACATGAGCTCTGAGCTTGATTCCGAGAGAAATCGCAACCTGATGGAATTCCTGACTTCCCGGGAGATTCAAGTGTTTATTACCACCACCGAACGATCACCTGCACTGATCGGCACTAAAGCACGCTGCGCCGTCTTCCGCATGGAAGGGGGCAATCTGACGCATGAAGGAAACGAACCGCATGAGTGAACAGGCAAATATGACACACACCGCTTCGGAAGAATATGGCGCCGACAGCATCAAGGTTCTGGAAGGGCTGGCAGCGGTACGCAAACGCCCGGCCATGTACATCGGCTCCACCTCCAGCGCCGGGCTTCATCACCTGGTGTATGAGATCGTGGACAACGCGATCGACGAGGCCCTGGCCGGTTACTGTGACAATGTCGACGTGACCATCAACACCGACGGGTCGGTGACGGTCGTGGACAACGGCCGCGGCATTCCTACGGATATGATGGCCAGCGAGGGAAAATCGGCCGCCGAGGTTGTCCTGACCGTGCTGCACGCCGGCGGCAAGTTCGACAACGAATCCTACAAGGTTTCCGGCGGTCTGCACGGGGTGGGGGTCTCGGTGGTCAACGCCCTTTCCAAATGGCTTGAACTGGAGATCCGCCGCGACGGCAAGGTCTGGCGTCAATCCTATCGCCGCGGTGACCCCCTGGCGCCGCTGGAAGTGACCGGCGAGACCAAGAAGCGCGGCACCAAGATCACCTTCATGCCGGACGAGGAGATCTTCGAAACCACGGAATACTCCTTTGACATCCTGTCCCAGCGGCTGCGCGAACTGGCCTTCCTCAATGCCGGCGTGCGCATCCGGATCACCGACGAACGAGTGGAAAACAAATCTCACGAGTTCTACTACGAGGGGGGCATCAACTCCTTCGTCGAATACTTGAACCGCAACAAGACCGCCCTGCATCCCAAGCCGATCTATATCAAGGGTGAAAAAGGGGGAGTGGAGACGGAAGTCTCCATGCAGTACAACGATTCCTACGACGAGAAGGTGTTCACCTTTGCCAACAATATCAACACCCATGAGGGGGGTACCCACCTGGCAGGGTTCAAGGCGGCCCTGACCCGCACCATGAACAGCTATGCGGCGGCCAACAACCTGCTCAAAAACGCCAAGGTATCCATCTCGGGCGATGACCTGCGCGAGGGGATGACCTGCGTCATCTCGGTCAAGATCCCCCAGCCGCAGTTCGAGGGGCAGACCAAGACCAAGCTCGGCAACTCCGAGGTCAAGGGCTATGTCGAAACACTGATGAACGAAAAGCTGGCCCAGTTCCTGGAAGAGAATCCCCAGGTTGCCAAGCGGATCCTGGAGAAATCGATTGAGGCGGCCCGGGCTCGTGAAGCGGCCCGTAAGGCCCGCGACCTGACCCGCCGCAAGGGAGCCCTGGATATGGGGGGGCTGCCGGGCAAACTGGCCGACTGCCAGGAGAAGGACCCGGCTTTGTGCGAACTGTACCTGGTGGAGGGCGATTCGGCCGGCGGCTCGGCCAAGCAGGGGCGCGACCGCAAGTTCCAGGCGATCCTGCCGCTCAAGGGTAAGATCCTTAATGTCGAAAAGGCGCGCTTCGACAAGATGATCTCCTCGCAGGAGATCCGCACCCTGATCACCGCTCTTGGAACCGGCATTGGCAAGGATGATTTCGATATTGCCAAGCTGCGCTACCACCGCATCATCGTCATGACCGACGCCGACGTGGACGGCTCCCATATCCTGACGCTGCTGTTGACCTTCTTCTACCGCAACATGCACGAGCTGATCCAGCGCGGGCATCTCTACATCGCCCAGCCGCCGTTGTACAAGGTCAAGCGCGGCAAAAAGGAGATGTACCTGAGGAATGAGCACGCCCTGCAGAACTTCCTGCTGGAAGAGGGGGCCGAGGAACTGACCCTGAAACTGGAGAAGGGAGAGCGGGTCTACATCGGCAAGCAGATCATCCCGGTCATCAAGCAGTTCATCGAGAACCGGGCGATCTTCGACAAGGTGGTCAAAAAAGGGATCGCCGCGGACCTGCTCTCGATCATGGTGCGGGCCAACGTGCCGGCCGGGGTGGAGGAACTCTCCGGGCTGACAGCCTACCTGGAGGCGATGAAGGTGCTCTCCCCCGGCTCCGATTATCAGATCGAGGAGGAGCGCATCGCCTTCCGCATCGGCAACATCCGCGCCATCATCGATCAGCAGGCCCTGGCCGTACTGTCGACCCACGAGTACGAGCTCCTGGTGGAGAACCACCGCCGCGTGGTGGAGACCATGGCCGACGGCCGTGCCTTCCTTTCGCTGCAGGATGGCGGTAAGCTGCTTCTGGAAACGGCCAATCACGAGGAGCTTTTGGCGTTCTTCCTGGAGCAGGCCAAAAAGGGCTTGGCCATCCAGCGCTACAAAGGTCTCGGCGAGATGAACCCCGAGCAGCTCTGGGAAACCACCATGAATCCGGAAAACCGCGTGCTCCTGCAGGTCAAGATCGAAGATGCGGTCGAATCGGACGAGATTTTTACGATCCTGATGGGGGACCAGGTCGAGCCGCGCCGCGATTTCATCGAGCAGAACGCCTTGAACGTGGTCAATCTGGATATTTAAAGTCAACACCATTGTTAATTTACATTTATTCTTTTCACCGGATATAACGAGGAAGCGATGCTCAACAACACATCCAACAGCAAGGTAGCCGTCAATATCGAAGACGAGATGAAACGTTCTTACATGGATTACGCCATGTCGGTCATCATCGGCCGTGCCCTACCCGACGTGCGCGACGGTCTCAAGCCGGTGCACCGGCGCTGCCTGTATGCCATGTATGACATGGGCAACGACTACAACAAGCCCTACAAGAAGTCGGCCCGTGTTGTCGGTGATGTCATCGGTAAGTATCACCCCCACGGCGACACTGCTGCCTACGACACCATCGTCCGCATGGCGCAGGACTTTTCGCTGCGCTACATGCTGGTGGACGGCCAGGGCAACTTCGGCTCGGTGGACGGCGACTCGCCGGCTGCCATGCGTTATACCGAGATCCGTCTGCGTCAGCTTTCCCACGAGCTCCTGACCGACCTGGACAAAGAAACCGTCAACATGGTCCCCAACTACAACGACGAGTTGTTGGAACCGACCGTGCTCCCTTCCAAGTTCCCCAACCTGTTGGTCAACGGCTCAACCGGCATCGCCGTCGGCATGGCCACCAACATCCCGCCGCACAACCTGGCGGAGGTTATCAACGGGATCATAGCGACCATTCACAATCCGGAACTTTCCTTCGAGGAGTTGCTGGCGCTGGTGCCGGGGCCTGATTTCCCGACCGGTGCCACAATCTACGGCCGCCAGGGGATTCGCGATGCCTATGCCACCGGCCGCGGCATCATCCAGATCCGCGCCAAGGCGCATATCGAGGCGGCCAAGAAGTCCGAGCGCCAGTCGATCGTCATTACCGAGCTCCCCTACCAGGTCAACAAGGCCCGCCTGATCGAGAAAATCGCCGAGCTGGTCAAGGAGAAGAAGGTCGAGGGGATCACCGAAATCCGCGACGAGTCCGACCGCGAGGGTATGCGGGTCGTTATCGAGGTCAAGCGTGACGAGAATGCCGAGGTGCTGCTCAACCAGCTTTACAAGCAGACCCAGCTGCAGACCTCCTTCGGTATCATCATGCTGGCCATCGTGCATAACCGTCCGCGCGTCTTGACCTTGCGGGAGATGATGGACTGCTTCGTCGACCACCGTCGCGAGGTGGTTACCCGCCGCACCAATTTTGAATTGAAAAAGGCTTTGGCCAGAGCCCATATCCTGGAAGGTCTCAAGATCGCCCTGGACTGGCTGGATGCGGTCATTGAGCTGATCCGCGCCTCCAAGACCCCGCCTGAAGCCAAGCAGGGACTCATGGAGGGGATCTTTGCCGATCCCGCCTACCTGGCAAAACTGAACCTGCCCCGTCCCGCCGGATACGAAGAGGAGGTCAGGCTCTCCGAGATCCAGGCCCAGGCCATCCTGGAGATGCGCCTGCAGCGCCTGACCGGTCTGGAGCGGGACAAGATTCTGGCTGAATACGACGAGATCCTCAAGTTGATTGCCCGTCTGCGCGAGATTCTCTCTTCGGATACCGAAATCCTCAAGATCATCGTCGGCGAGTTGACCGACATCCGGGACAAGTTCGGCGACAAGCGCCGCTCCGAGATCGTCGACAAGAGCGCCGACATCTCCCTGGAGGATACCATCGAGGATGAGGAGATGGTGGTGACCATCTCCCACACCGGGTACATCAAGCGCAGCGCCGTCGATCTCTACCGCTCCCAGCGCCGGGGGGGCAAGGGCAAGACCGGCATGAAGACCAAGGAAGAGGATTTTGTCGAGCAGCTCTTCATCGCCTCCACCAAGGATTATCTGCTCTGTTTCACCGATGCCGGGCGCATGTACTGGCTCAAGGTCTACGAGATACCGGAGGGGAGCCGCACCACCAAGGGCAAGGCAGTGGTCAACCTGGTCAATGTCGGCATGGAGGAGAAGATCACCACGATTCTGCCGGTCAAGGAATTCGCCGAGAACGCCTACCTGTTCATGGCCACCAAAAACGGGGTCGTCAAGAAGACGCCGTTGGTGGAATATTCCAACGTGCGCAGTGGTGGCATCATTGCGGTGAAGCTCGATGATGGCGACAAGCTGATTTCCGTGGCCCTGACCGATGGCACCAAGGATGTGTTCCTGGCCACCCGGAACGGCAAGGCCATCCGCTTCAACGAGGAAGATGCCCGCCCCATGGGCCGTGTCACCCGCGGGGTGCGCGGCATGACCCTCAGCGATGATGACAAGGTCATCGGCATGGAGATCGTCGACAACGCCGCCGTGGGCTCGACCATCTTTACCGTCTGCGAGAACGGCTACGGCAAGCGCACCGACCTGGATGAGTACCGCGACCAATCGCGCGGCGGCAAGGGCATCATCACCATCAAGACCACCGACCGCAACGGCAGCGTGGTCAATGTCATGCAGGTGGCCGACGACAACGACCTGATGGTGATCACCGACCAGGGCAAGATCCTGCGAGTGCCGGTATCTGGTTTCTCCGTAATCGGCCGCAATACCCAAGGGGTACGCCTGATCACGACCGAGGAGAAGGAAAAGGTGGTGGCAGTGGCGCGGCTGGCCGAGAAGGAAGAGGATGAAGAGGAGGAAATTTCAGGTTAAGGTTAAGGTTGAGAAAAAACTTAACCTTAACCTCAAGCTGTCTTTCAGATGACCAGACCCTTCAAGATCGATAAAAGTCTCCGGGAACGGCGCCGTATCATACGGCTGCTGGACTTCCTCAAACGGGACGACCTGACCACGGAGCAGATGGAGCGCATCGGCAAACGCCTGCAGAAGTCGGGGCGACGCGCGCTGCGGCCGCTGGTACGCAAGTTGTGGCAGGAGAAGAGCGGCACAGCCATCTACCGCTATACCTGCATGCTCGATTTCTTCGACGACGCCGGTTGGCTCGACCAGCTCGTGCAGATCACCCTCAAGCGCACCGACCTGGAGGAGGCGGGGCGGCTGGCCCTGCTGGACGCCCTGCAGGACTACGGCATCGATGTCACCGCACCCCCCTTTGCCGCCATGACCGGTTACGGCGCCCCCACCATAGAGGGTTTCGTGCAGGATTGCCTGCATGACGGCGAGCGGGGACTGGTGCGTTTCATGGACCTGTTCCTGGATGCCGCCGATGAAATCCGTGAGCGGATGATCCGCTGCCTGTCCGAGGCGGGCACACCCGACGCGGTGGCGCTCCTGGAGATCCTGATCTCCTTCGAGCGGCCCGAGGTGGTCCGCGAAGCGATCGTTACGCTGGGAAGGATCAAAAGCGGCTTCTCCCTCGGCGTTCTCAACAAGGCCGAACGCCGGCACGAAGGGGAGATGGCCGAACTGATCCGGCGCACCATTCGCCGGCTTTCGTTCCTGGGCATCAGGGAGCCCCGGGAACTGCCCCAGTCATACCCGGTGCCGCTTCCCTTCCATCAAGTGCAGATCGGCCCGATCGATGTCTACGGCTCCCGGTCGGTGCTGTTTTCCTGGCAGTTGGAGGACGGCAGCTTTGCCGCACTGCTGCTTCTGGCCGGAGAGTCGGAGGGGCTGATCAATGCCTTGAGCTATCGCATGCAGAACGAGCGGGAGTACCAGACGGTACTGCGAGAGGTGACGGCCGGAGAGTCGCTGTCGGAGGTCGATTCCGGTTACGCTCTGGCAGTGTTGCGGGATGCGCTGCACCACAGCCGCGAGCAGGGCTACTACCTGCCCCCCGACTTCTATGTCGACATGCGCCTGTTCAGCCCCGATGCCCTGCGGCCCGAAGCCTACGTACCCCGTTTCAGCATGGCCCACCTGGAAGGGATAGCGGAACGGATCCCGCGCTACGTTGCCCGCAGCAACGAGCTTCTCGATTGCGCCGGTCTGGAGGGATGGCTCCTGTCCGAGCCGGCGGTCTACGACGCGGCCGAGCGGCTGGATGAGCTGGGAAAGAATACGCCAGACGGCGTGCTCTCCGAGGCTGAGCTGGAATCCGAACTGGCCGACTTCTGCGCCACGTTGATCAAGCCTCGCCGGGCGGAGATCATCAAGCGCCTGCTGCTGA belongs to Geobacter sp. SVR and includes:
- the dnaA gene encoding chromosomal replication initiator protein DnaA, yielding MLEAWQKASENLEKVLSERDYTTWIKPICYSHCDADTVYLTVPTSFFKEWLEEHYRQVLTGALSVTAGKNYAIELLIGETATETLQPEDLIIKAHQEPEQVRAASPESTFTPLNSKYTFDLFVSGTGNQFAHAAAMAVAHNPADTYNPLFIYGGVGLGKSHLLNAIGHTIRNNSPELNVCYCSAEKFMYEMVNALRQKRMEQFRSRFRNLDVLLVDDIQFISGKVGTQEEFFHTFNALYDLHKQIVITSDKFPREISDLEERLRSRFEWGLIADIQPPDLETKIAILKKKSEVTGIKLPEDVIYFLASSDTRNIRELEGMLIRLGAYSSLQSIPITLDMAKESLKDILGDRRKEVTVELIQKVVAEQLGLKVGDMKSNKRLKNLVEARQIAIWLCRDMTKASYPDIGAKFGGKDHSTVIYAAKKIDQALKEDSRLFKTINDIKQQLLK
- a CDS encoding HEAT repeat domain-containing protein, with product MTRPFKIDKSLRERRRIIRLLDFLKRDDLTTEQMERIGKRLQKSGRRALRPLVRKLWQEKSGTAIYRYTCMLDFFDDAGWLDQLVQITLKRTDLEEAGRLALLDALQDYGIDVTAPPFAAMTGYGAPTIEGFVQDCLHDGERGLVRFMDLFLDAADEIRERMIRCLSEAGTPDAVALLEILISFERPEVVREAIVTLGRIKSGFSLGVLNKAERRHEGEMAELIRRTIRRLSFLGIREPRELPQSYPVPLPFHQVQIGPIDVYGSRSVLFSWQLEDGSFAALLLLAGESEGLINALSYRMQNEREYQTVLREVTAGESLSEVDSGYALAVLRDALHHSREQGYYLPPDFYVDMRLFSPDALRPEAYVPRFSMAHLEGIAERIPRYVARSNELLDCAGLEGWLLSEPAVYDAAERLDELGKNTPDGVLSEAELESELADFCATLIKPRRAEIIKRLLLTADYMQQTGSEETQVQHVLATALSLVGGFLPEVRHPFIRRLILDSIEAARQAISDGYDLRQEEGYDDED
- the dnaN gene encoding DNA polymerase III subunit beta, which codes for MEFRIDKEVFLKSLQKIQGIVEKRTSMPILSNALLEATESTLLVTATDLEVGMKSSYPADIVSPGKITVGAKKLYEIVKELPNQLITFATKDNDWVEIKCGKVHFNIVGLSPEEFPYFPAVKEENLFEIENTLLKDMIEKTSYAICNDDTKYNLNGLFTKVEPAADGSQTLKMVATDGHRLSIANGALKGTAGPELLKGVILPKKGIYELKKITEEDSGNLLFGFMENSAVIKRGDSYMVMRLVDGEFPDYNRVIPTANDRVVTVNKEAFTHSIRRMAILSSEKFKGIMLEISASSIKISSSNPELGDAMEEIDVVYGGEPLAVRFNARYLLDVLAVAETEAIEMKFRDELSPSIIVPEKSDSFLAVIMPMRL
- the gyrB gene encoding DNA topoisomerase (ATP-hydrolyzing) subunit B, with protein sequence MSEQANMTHTASEEYGADSIKVLEGLAAVRKRPAMYIGSTSSAGLHHLVYEIVDNAIDEALAGYCDNVDVTINTDGSVTVVDNGRGIPTDMMASEGKSAAEVVLTVLHAGGKFDNESYKVSGGLHGVGVSVVNALSKWLELEIRRDGKVWRQSYRRGDPLAPLEVTGETKKRGTKITFMPDEEIFETTEYSFDILSQRLRELAFLNAGVRIRITDERVENKSHEFYYEGGINSFVEYLNRNKTALHPKPIYIKGEKGGVETEVSMQYNDSYDEKVFTFANNINTHEGGTHLAGFKAALTRTMNSYAAANNLLKNAKVSISGDDLREGMTCVISVKIPQPQFEGQTKTKLGNSEVKGYVETLMNEKLAQFLEENPQVAKRILEKSIEAARAREAARKARDLTRRKGALDMGGLPGKLADCQEKDPALCELYLVEGDSAGGSAKQGRDRKFQAILPLKGKILNVEKARFDKMISSQEIRTLITALGTGIGKDDFDIAKLRYHRIIVMTDADVDGSHILTLLLTFFYRNMHELIQRGHLYIAQPPLYKVKRGKKEMYLRNEHALQNFLLEEGAEELTLKLEKGERVYIGKQIIPVIKQFIENRAIFDKVVKKGIAADLLSIMVRANVPAGVEELSGLTAYLEAMKVLSPGSDYQIEEERIAFRIGNIRAIIDQQALAVLSTHEYELLVENHRRVVETMADGRAFLSLQDGGKLLLETANHEELLAFFLEQAKKGLAIQRYKGLGEMNPEQLWETTMNPENRVLLQVKIEDAVESDEIFTILMGDQVEPRRDFIEQNALNVVNLDI
- the gyrA gene encoding DNA gyrase subunit A, which gives rise to MLNNTSNSKVAVNIEDEMKRSYMDYAMSVIIGRALPDVRDGLKPVHRRCLYAMYDMGNDYNKPYKKSARVVGDVIGKYHPHGDTAAYDTIVRMAQDFSLRYMLVDGQGNFGSVDGDSPAAMRYTEIRLRQLSHELLTDLDKETVNMVPNYNDELLEPTVLPSKFPNLLVNGSTGIAVGMATNIPPHNLAEVINGIIATIHNPELSFEELLALVPGPDFPTGATIYGRQGIRDAYATGRGIIQIRAKAHIEAAKKSERQSIVITELPYQVNKARLIEKIAELVKEKKVEGITEIRDESDREGMRVVIEVKRDENAEVLLNQLYKQTQLQTSFGIIMLAIVHNRPRVLTLREMMDCFVDHRREVVTRRTNFELKKALARAHILEGLKIALDWLDAVIELIRASKTPPEAKQGLMEGIFADPAYLAKLNLPRPAGYEEEVRLSEIQAQAILEMRLQRLTGLERDKILAEYDEILKLIARLREILSSDTEILKIIVGELTDIRDKFGDKRRSEIVDKSADISLEDTIEDEEMVVTISHTGYIKRSAVDLYRSQRRGGKGKTGMKTKEEDFVEQLFIASTKDYLLCFTDAGRMYWLKVYEIPEGSRTTKGKAVVNLVNVGMEEKITTILPVKEFAENAYLFMATKNGVVKKTPLVEYSNVRSGGIIAVKLDDGDKLISVALTDGTKDVFLATRNGKAIRFNEEDARPMGRVTRGVRGMTLSDDDKVIGMEIVDNAAVGSTIFTVCENGYGKRTDLDEYRDQSRGGKGIITIKTTDRNGSVVNVMQVADDNDLMVITDQGKILRVPVSGFSVIGRNTQGVRLITTEEKEKVVAVARLAEKEEDEEEEISG
- the recF gene encoding DNA replication/repair protein RecF — its product is MRLKRLAISDFRNIATARIQPGESFNLLYGLNGQGKTNLLEAIYLLSSSRSFRNARLPEFIRHDQSIAHIQGDIESGGSRSTIRLRLESAGRRVEIDGKGVQRASDLHGRLNAVVFSPDDTGMVRLGPDHRRRYLDRAVYMGDIGYLHCWHGYHRILKQRNHLLKSADRSGLETWTEKLAEAGAEVIERRLRFTAQLDRMLQCHYATISGSAETAGISYQPEGVQATGREAIRNELLELFERHARSDERYATTTAGPHRDDLKLSLNGRPLKAFGSQGQQKSFVLALKMAEMDNLQSIFGEPPLLLLDDMSSELDSERNRNLMEFLTSREIQVFITTTERSPALIGTKARCAVFRMEGGNLTHEGNEPHE